cagggggtgcggtggcgcagtgggttggaccgcagtcctgctctctagtgggtctggggttcgagtcccgcttggggtgccttgtgacggactggcgtcccgtcctgggtgtgtcccctccccctccggccttacgccctgtgttaccgggtaggctccggttccccgtgaccccgtaagggacaagcggttctgaaaatgtgtgtgtgtgtgtgtgtgtgtgtgtgtgtgtgtgtgtgtgtgtttttttacccTTCCCACTCATCATTTATCTTActgttgttttcttattttattgtgttgttCTTTGGTGGTCGAGTGGCACAGCGAGAGCCTTACAGCCCTGGAACTGCGTGTTTAGATTTGAGTTTGAAcgcggctcagtctgtgtgcagtttgcatgttctttccatgtACGCATGGGTCTCCTCCAGGTTCTCCAGATTCATCATAGACGATGAATTCACACTATAATAAAATGTCACAAGATTTCTGAGAGATGTTTATGTTTACGAGTGGACAGATGGATAGTAGAAAACGGAAATTCGTGGCGGGAGCGCTGGCACGTGAGGGAAGTGAGGCTGCTCAGCCTGTGAATTCTGGCAATATGAACGTTCATTATGGAAGGAAAGacttaatttaaaacaatgtccACACCGCATCATTGTTCACCGTTAGTTGGAAAAGTCTGGATTTTGATCACATTTCAGCTGTCAGTAGTTTAATCTGTTCACAGACCAAGGTTATTGAATCAGGTGACAGGTGATGTAAGACTGACAAGGCTAAATGTAAGTTATGAGCAACTAATAGATGATGAAGTGAAAGTCACAACGTCGAAACAATGTCAATGAATGTTAAAAACgcagaaggacaaaaaaaataatgctggaGCAATACGGAAACCACGTTAATAGTTGAAATGATGGTGAAACAATCATGTGGACACAaggcagaaagaaaagaaacgaAAGAGTGGCGCAGAACTTAGAGCGTTACCCCCCACGGTGCTCTTGTAGCTCTTGCAGAACCGCTCCTCCACGTAACGGTGCACGAGGGAGGTCTTGCCCACGTGACCGTCGCCGACGATGAGCACCTTGAACAGGTGGTCGTGGCTCCCCATCTCGGCGGGGGGCCCGTTAACCCACACTCGCGTGTGTATTTTACCGTGTTCCGCGCGCACTTCCCCGCCAACTAACTCACTCACactcagaaaataataattataattattccGGTCCCACAGGTTCGGGCCCCGAACCAACCGCCCCCACCCACTGCTGCAGGCAGGTCAGCTGTGTGAGCCCGCGGCGGCCACCTCACTGCTTGCGCTgggtgtgtgacagagagtgaaAGCCGAAGTGGCCGTGTGTGTCCGGGGTGGACTTTgtccacacacagtcacagtgtagCGGAGGGAAAGGGAGTTACCGTGGTAAAGTAGGCTGTAGCAGGGAGCTGCACTGTGGGTGTTGGAGTTCGCCGCGGCGGCTCTTTCGCTCTAATCCAGCGGCTGAGACAGACTGTCTGGGACACGCATTATTTTCACACGGCTACACTGACCCACATGAGAGCTCCTTTATTAGGACAATCGGAAAGGAGCCACACACACTTTGGACCGTGAGCACGCGTGAAACACGAAATAAAACACAGTTCACACAGTGGAAACTTAGTTGCCTCATGATCATGTTGCtttgataattttatttttatggagcgctcttctcatacAGACAGAGTGTATAATAATTAAGTGTAAATCATCTTTACTTAAATATGTAATTAAGTAATTTTGTCTGAGCGTCACGCATTTGGAAAACAATGCACTCATGAAaactttctcttttcctcttttttctccacagtgtgAAACTTTCACGCCCGTTGAAACAATAGCGCTAGGAAGTGGTTATATATAGGTGTCTTTGTAAACGCCTGCTTTTTAAGGATACACAGAGATAAAATGGATATCGTAGATATTCCGCAGTGTGCTTTGAATAATGCTAGGAGGCATTGCCGAAGAGTTATTTTGCcgatttactttaattttttttttttttttttttttttttttttcaggcgcAGCCATGGGCACACCGCGGGGTCCTCCGTGTCTATTGGGCGCCAGTCGCCGTTTTCATTTGTAGCTAACAGCAATACACGACAATTTACTATGGACGTTTCAAAGTGAACGACAAAGACCCGaataaacttatttttttgGGGGTTTTTCTATCTACGGTTGTTTCCTTGCAAGACGAAGGATATACCATGAATCTGGAATTGCTCGGTAAATAACCTTTCGATGAATGAATTGCTTGTCGGTCCACTTAGCTTGCTGCTAGCAGCTAGCTAAGCTAGCGTACGTCATAGTGCGTCGGGAAGGAGCCGCTCGCAGTCGCGGTGCATCGTCTTTTTAGCAGAACGAGCAGCTTTATAGAAGTGATAGAATGCTTATAGAAGGCAAAATAAAATTCTGAacgaaaaaaaatgttaataagcATGCAAGTTCGGTCTCAGTTCAGTTTTGTGTGCGTTAGCATGATGAAGAGTCGGTCTGTCAGAGactcactctgtctgtgtgactgagctccttccttcctccctcacGAGCTGCTAAATTCAGTGTCAGACAGCAAAACGAacctttttgtcttttaaaggTTTACTAAGGTGTTCCTTCTCTTTCAGTCtatcatgtgtttgtgttttacattgatTGAATGTGGTACAAGCAGATGTCACTGTACACAGTACAGCTGCCTGaggcgaccccccccccccccccggatgaACTTGGCTCTAATGTTTCCTACATGATCCTGTGAGCACTTGTACAAGCAGATGTCTGTAGGTGGATTGCAGTGAATGAGTGACagttgtaaatataaatgttgcaCGTGAAAAGGCATTTCTGGTGTGAATTAATAAGGGTTCGAGATATGTGTAACATGGTTGGTGTTAGAAGACTGGTTTAAGTGTAAACGTTTTAGTTATATGTCCCATGATTTAATTAGCAGGCCACCTAGTTAACCCTTTGTCGCCACTTATTGCAAACAGCCGAAGGTCTGTggttgtactgtactgtaccgtacGGTACTATAAGCTGAGCACATTTTAGGACAATGGTGATTTGCAGTATTTCTTTACATGTGTAATCATGAACACTAAATGATTATACTGTAAATTAGGTGTGGCAGGTTTCATCTCTGAATGTAAGAGAGGAGAAAATGGCAAAATCTCAGTTTTGTAAGTTTCATGAGTGTTCCATGGTTCattatttcttccttttcagTTTATTGGAAATTAAGATCTGATTTTGCAGATTGTCAGCAACAAATTACACTTGTCATGTGAGGGAAGTCTGTACTATAAACCTGAGTGCACATGATGTTTGCTTATTCAATAGTGTGTTTTCTAGCAAAGctgtatttttgtcatttcttcagAAAGGTTACTCAGTATAAATGCACCaacaacatgttttattttttttctccagagtctTTTGGACAGAATTACCCAGAGGTAAGTTATATAAAACTCATTACTCAACTGTTAGTAGCTCAGTTATGGATCATTGCCTGTGGATGAATCCAGTGTTGTTTAAACAGAATCCAAAAGAATAACCGTTTGTTTCGATGAATTGTTTAGCATTCATGCTTATTACACTGTCCATCGCACCATCAGTCATCCCCAGAGTAAAATGTTTCCCCTGTAGAGTGAAACAGCTACAAGTTATAAAAATAGTAGTCAGTATATTCAAAACAATAGCTGTTATGGAAAAACAGCAGCCTCTATCCTCTGTTTCTATGTAGATGGTATTTTTCGTTGCATTTACGTTACGTTGAGGCCTTCGGCAGATGCCCCATTTTCACAACATACAGCTACGTAACCTTAAGTGTGTTACTGTGTTGTGCTTTCGGTCATTTAGCAGTAGTGACAAGTGATTTCAAGCAGTGGGAATGCTGATTGTGTGCTGTGGTGCGCCCTTCACGTCAGGAGGCCGATGGCACCCTGGACTGCATCAGTATGGCGCTCACCTGCACCTTCAATCGCTGGGGCACTCTGTTGGCCGTGGGCTGCAACGATGGCCGCATCGTCATCTGGGACTTCCTCACACGCGGCATTGCCAAAATTATCAGTGCGCACATACACCCGGTGTGCTCGCTTTGGTGAGTGGGAGGGTTGACGCCACGCATGTGTGGGAGGCCTCTGTGTGTTGTGAGGCGTTTGCACAGTTCCAGCAAACTTGCATTGTGGGCAGGTGACTCAGCTGCTGCGTGTCCCAAAGCAGCTTTATTTGGATTTGTTTAGTGTTTGTCTTGCCGTTGTTTATGAATGGCAGCtgaaaaatgttgaataaaaaaTAGATCGTTCTATAGAATCATATGTCAGCTGCCCCTGCTGCTAGAGAAGATTTTGAAGGGAATCTCAAGGTCTCCAGTGTGACTCTTGGCTTTTGTTTTCCCCTTCCTCCACCTCCCACTGGTGGGTGTGTCGCTTAGCTGGAGCCGGGATGGCCACAAACTGGTCAGCGCTTCCACGGACAACATTGTGTCCCTGTGGGACGTACTTACCGGCGACTGTGACCAGCGGTTCCGCTTCCCCTCGCCTATTCTCAAAGTGCAGTTCCACCCCCGTGATCAGTGAGTGTTTCTGAGACCCCACAGTCATCACTTCTGACCTGTTAAGTCAGTGAAAATAAAGAGTCAAAGAAAATAGTGAGAATGTACATTGTTCATTTTAGTTGCCAGCATTTTTGGTTGTCATACGATTTTTGTTCAGAGCCATTTGCTGTGCAACCCTGGATATTTGAAGTGCAACGGTTATGGTTGAGAGGCAATGGTGGCAGAGATATGAGCACATAGCCCTAGTTGAGAGGAGCCCCTGCATCATATGTGTGCACAGActtgcacacagacacacacatacgtagACACAACCCCTTGTCTCTGACAGGAACAAAGTTCTTGTGTGCCCCATGAAGTCTGCGCCAGTTCTGCTCACTCTAGCAGACTCCAAGCACGTGGTCTTGCCTGTGGACGATGACTCGGATCTCAACGTCGTGGCGGCCTTCGATCGGCGCGGAGAGTACATCTACACTGGCAACGCCAAgggaaaggtcagaggtcaatgAGAGCATCATCATGCTGTGAAACATGGCAATAATTTAGTGACTCACAATGTGGAGCACAATGGAACTGCTGGATGTGATAACGGCAGCTTTTTGGTGTTGAATAtcagtttaataaaaatgagcGCTTTCTATAAAGTTAAAGTTGAAAATTTTGATAAATATTCGCTGTCGGGATTTTTgctgcacctgctgctgttattctttttttttgacaagaGGTGTTAGCTGAAACCACTAGGCTTCCATtattcttcatcttcttcttcttattattattattattattattattattattattattattacgtgTTCCCTGCCCAGATTCTCGTGCTAAAGACGGACAACCAGGACCTGGTTGCGTCTTTCCGTGTGACAACTGGGACAAGTAACACCACTGCCATCAAGTCCATTGAGTTTGCACGCAAGGGCAGGTGAGTGGCTCATGCGAGCCCCCTACTGCCCGATCCCCGCCTCTCTTGTAAGGTCAAGGACACTGTAAACAGCAGGGTCCCCAGCGACACATTGGTTGAGGGCTATGCACAGAGGTTCAGATCCTTGCCTTGCCGAATTGTCCTCCTGTTGTACGGTCAGTGCTCCACTTGCGGTCAGCCAGGAACGCATGTCTAGGTGTTCTGTCTTGCCTGATGCAGCCTGCAGCCGTAGTGTGCTTTAAGCAAAACGAAAGAAAGAGCATGTTAGGCCCGCAGCAAACAAGTTGGAGCTGTGCTCATGTGTTCACCCTTCCTGAGTGGCTGTGGGTATCACGCTTTGGTCGGGGGGGCAGCTGGTTCGCTTTGGGTAAAACAAGAGTATTAGGTTCAGGTaatcttcctcctctttccagCTGCTTCCTCATCAACACGGCCGACCGCATCATCCGAGTTTACGATGGGCGCGAGATCCTCACCTGCGGTCGtgacggggagccagagcctatgcagaagctgcaggacctggtcaacagGTGAGCTTCAGCTCCCTCTGCTGGCCTCACACATAACCCACaatgcattttctctgtgtctcGGGCTCACTGCCTGGAGCACAGCAGCCCTTCAGGGTTTGGTTCCATAGACTGTCTTGATGTGGCATGTTCAGCCCATTGGACTATCACCCCAGTGCTCTGCGTCAACGTGTTTAGTCAGAAGTTGCCAGGAAACTGCTTTCTCTGCACACAGTTGTTGTCTGATGAGGAACGTGGGAAACCAGGCACAATAATGCACTTGTTCTGTATAttgagtttatttaaaaaaaaaaatgtggctcACGTAGAACCTGTGGGCACTTGGATGGGGGACTTGCTGGAGGAGGTGGAGTGGGTTGGGGGCGGCTATCATATTTCATGGTGGGCTTCAAAAGAAGTGAGTGCCTCCATtgcactgaatgaatgaataaaatataatgatgCTTTTAATACAACACACAGAGCAAAAGTGTATGTAAAACTGAGTGTCTGTGTGCCAATGCTGAACCTACCATCTGCGTTTACGTGGAGTCCTTCGTGGAGACGATGTGCAGTTTCAGGTGCTGTTCCAAAATGCGAGTCACTGATGTTTCTGCATTCTGAAACATTGTGCGGTCGTGACTGTGCGTGGGTATGACTTGCGCACatacgcccccccccccccccccccccccccaacagggACTGCTGTTACCTTCTTTTTGGGATCTGAGTGCCCGCCTCCACAAGCCGTTTGACTTGGACTGCACCCTGTGAGTGTTTCACGGGCTGTTCAGTGTGAATGTAGGTTAGGTGGGAGAGGACATAACGAATAATAAggaagttttaatttaattaattttaattcagcTCAGTTATTCACTGAACTTCACATAGAAGTAATTGGAAAAAATAGATGGCATTTTGAAATTTCTTATTACTCTTTTGTTCTGTTATTGTATGAATGTCCCCTCAGGTTCTTGGACACCCTCTGGGCAGACCCTGAATTACATTAGGAAAATACTGAATAtgttggggcagcaggtgctgtagtgtGTAGCGGTGCACTTGAAGAACCCAGTTTTGaatccttcctcctgctgtagtatttcTGATCAAGACATGAACCCTGATGATaacccagttgcataaatgggtaaataattgtaagtagctttggagaaaagcagcagacaaatgagtaaatgttaagaaatatagaaataattttcatgAACCAAAGTAACATACTGTAAAGAAGTTCTTGATAGGGCGTGAGTGACTTGGTTGCTCAGGTTAATTTGGATTATATgtactgacaaaaaaaattcactctTAACTTTTATTTGACTTTGGCCCTGAATTTTTAACGGAAGGAGCACATGTATCGTGGCACAAGAGGGAGCTGTGCAGTCCTGTTCTCAGACTGGCCTCACAGTTAACGTTGCTGGTGCAGACATGCTTCAGCTCATCTTTCACTGACTGTCTCTATTGGATCTGTGTCTCTCCCTCCATCATCCTCTTAGGACCCCCTGGAAGAAGTGCTGCTTCTCAGGGGATGGGGAGTACATCGTGGCAGGCTCGGCCCGGCAGCATGCACTCTACATCTGGGAGAAGAGCATCGGAAACCTCGTCAAGATCCTCCACGGCACGCGGGGAGAGCTGCTGCTCGACGTGGCGGTGAGATCATCACCTTCCCACTCTTGTTTCTCTCCTCGTTCTTTCTATGCCACTACTCCCGCAGCCCACAtcactgtctctttctccccGACAGTGGCACCCGGTGCGGCCCATCATCGCTTCAATCTCCAGCGGCGTTGTGTCCATCTGGGCCCAGAACCAAGTGGTGAGTGTTCCTGAGACGAGCTGCTGTTAGACAGAAACTTGTTCTGTCCACATGTGTAACACCAGGTGGGTCTGCAATGAAAGTATTAAACTGCAGCAGTCGGTGGTCCCACCCTGGCTCCTGGCTCtccttttcacagtttttgtaTTAACTGAGCTGTCTGAACGTTACAGTCTTAGAACGTAATATGGGGAAGAGTAAGTGAGCCAGTGTTTTCTGGAAGTACGCTTATCTGTCTGAGAACACTGTCACTGTACTCCATTTGTGTTGCCCTGTGTGTCACAAGTGGCATTCAGTGGCTCATTTTGCTACAGCCATGTTTATCAGTTGTAGAATTTTCTGCTACAGCCATGTCTGAGTTTGCTTATTTCCTCAGATTTGTGTCTGTAATGGAACAAACACAACATGTTTACTCTCCTAGGTAATAAATCATATTAATGAACATCCAGTCAGAACAGAAGTGTGGGACAGCTTTAGTTCAGTTCACTTCCACAGTATGTAGTGTTCCTGAGtgtgaagaagatgaagaacacTGCACATGTTCATGGGATCAGTCAGTCCACACAGTCAGcatggagacaaaaaaaattattttcaggcAATTTGAATAAACTTAATTTTCCTGCAGCTCagagttaatgaaaatattacagtaaaggGGCTTACGAAGTACTTATTActgctatatccaagacttttacagaacctaagcTACGAATGAAGAAGGTACATTTCATTGATTGTTAGTTAGTGGTCAAAGTGGTTTTAGAATTGCAATCAAAACAAATTGCAGACAGAGttccagtcccagctgtgtttgtgcatggGGAGCAGGTGTATAATAAAAAGAATGGGGGTGCAGTCATTCAGGAGAACTTAGAAGGGTCTACTTCTTCCTGGGGGCAATCTGCGATTGCCTCTGACACACAT
Above is a genomic segment from Scleropages formosus chromosome 2, fSclFor1.1, whole genome shotgun sequence containing:
- the rbbp5 gene encoding retinoblastoma-binding protein 5 isoform X1: MNLELLESFGQNYPEEADGTLDCISMALTCTFNRWGTLLAVGCNDGRIVIWDFLTRGIAKIISAHIHPVCSLCWSRDGHKLVSASTDNIVSLWDVLTGDCDQRFRFPSPILKVQFHPRDQNKVLVCPMKSAPVLLTLADSKHVVLPVDDDSDLNVVAAFDRRGEYIYTGNAKGKILVLKTDNQDLVASFRVTTGTSNTTAIKSIEFARKGSCFLINTADRIIRVYDGREILTCGRDGEPEPMQKLQDLVNRTPWKKCCFSGDGEYIVAGSARQHALYIWEKSIGNLVKILHGTRGELLLDVAWHPVRPIIASISSGVVSIWAQNQVENWSAFAPDFKELDENVEYEERESEFDIEDEDKSEPEQTGADAAEDEEVDVTSVDPIMAFCSSDEELEDYKALLYLPIAPEVEDPEENPFGPPPDATNPEDSSVSGDKKQRQPSAEGGPPKKKARTTNIELQGVPSDEVHPLLGVKGDGKSKKKTAGRPKGSKGKDRDSPFKSKLFKGDRGYPLEGGGAKGKVQAETGQPATGNLVPPTYKQHDVQGLD
- the rbbp5 gene encoding retinoblastoma-binding protein 5 isoform X2, which produces MNLELLESFGQNYPEEADGTLDCISMALTCTFNRWGTLLAVGCNDGRIVIWDFLTRGIAKIISAHIHPVCSLCWSRDGHKLVSASTDNIVSLWDVLTGDCDQRFRFPSPILKVQFHPRDQNKVLVCPMKSAPVLLTLADSKHVVLPVDDDSDLNVVAAFDRRGEYIYTGNAKGKILVLKTDNQDLVASFRVTTGTSNTTAIKSIEFARKGSCFLINTADRIIRVYDGREILTCGRDGEPEPMQKLQDLVNRTPWKKCCFSGDGEYIVAGSARQHALYIWEKSIGNLVKILHGTRGELLLDVAWHPVRPIIASISSGVVSIWAQNQVENWSAFAPDFKELDENVEYEERESEFDIEDEDKSEPEQTGADAAEDEEVDVTSVDPIMAFCSSDEELEDYKALLYLPIAPEVEDPEENPFGPPPDATNPEDSSVSGDKKQRQPSAEGGPPKKKARTTNIELQGVPSDEVHPLLGVKGDGKSKKKTAGRPKGSKGNLVPPTYKQHDVQGLD